The Candidatus Neomarinimicrobiota bacterium genome includes the window GGTCTATCTTGTATTGGGTATGCCCCTGGAGAAAGTTTCCTCGTGGATCATTGGATGTACCACGGAAGTTTTTTCAGGATTTGCTGAAATGGAGCAATATCTGACCTCTCAAACGCCAATAAAAATTGGTGAATAACTGCTTGACTTTCATAACTGGCTCGTTACCTTTTTGACGTTATCCTAAGGTGGGTAAGGGTTTAAGCCCATTTGAGTCGATCTAAACGATTTGTCTCAAATCAACAAAACAGTTTTAATCATTAATACAAAAAACAAGGAGGACACACTATGAACAAAGCCGAATTGATTGCAAAGATTGCCGAAGACTCAGGGATCACAAAAGTACAGGCTGAAAAAGCACTTGCTGCTTTTACAGGCGCTGTTTCAGGTTCACTGAAAGCCGGTGACAAAATTGCTTTAGTTGGTTTCGGTACTTTTGATGTATCAGCTC containing:
- a CDS encoding HU family DNA-binding protein, which translates into the protein MNKAELIAKIAEDSGITKVQAEKALAAFTGAVSGSLKAGDKIALVGFGTFDVSARAARTARNPRTGEAIQVPAMNVPRFKAGKGLKEAVN